In Nostoc sphaeroides, the genomic window CAACCTCAAATCACCTTTGACACTTGGATTATGGTGATTTTAGGTGGTTCTGGTAATAACGTTGGCACAATCTTAGGTGCGGTAATTTTCTTTGCTTACGATGCACTCACGCGAGAAGTCTTACCCAGAATCGTCCCCCTTGATGAAGCCCGTTTGGGTGCATTTCGGATCATGGTAATCGGACTAATTTTGATGGTACTGATGATTTGGCGTCCTCAAGGTATCTTAGGGAAAAAGGAGGAACTTACTCTTGGTAAATGACTATTCATCGCCACTTCCACTTTTGGCAGCCACTGGACTTTCTAAAAGCTTTGGTGGTATCAAAGCAGTTAATGAGGCGAAAATCGAAGTTGCTAAAGGCAGCATTACGGGCTTGATTGGCCCCAATGGTGCTGGTAAAACCACTTTATTTAACTTACTCTCAAACTTCATTCGCCCAGATAAGGGACGAGTCATTTTTGACGGCGAACCGATTCACAAATTACAACCATATCAAATCGCCCAACAGGGAGTAATCCGCACTTTTCAGGTTGCACGGACTCTCTCGCGGTTGTCGGTGTTAGAAAATATGCTGCTGGCGGCGCAAAAACAAACGGGTGAAAATTTTTGGCAAGTGCAATTGCAACCGCATATCGTCGCTAAGGAAGAAAAGGAACTCGAAGAACGGGCAATGTTTCTATTAGAATCAGTGGGCTTGGCAAAAAAAGCACACGATTATGCTGGTGGCTTGTCTGGTGGGCAACGCAAACTGCTGGAAATGGGGCGGGCGTTGATGACTAATCCCAAGTTAATTTTGTTGGATGAACCGGCTGCTGGTGTGAATCCAAAACTGATTGATGATATTTGCGATCGCATTATCACTTGGAACCGTCAAGATAACATGACTTTTTTGATTATCGAACACAATATGGATGTGATTATGTCATTGTGCGATCGCGTTTGGGTACTTGCCGAAGGGCAGAATTTAGCTGACGGGACACCCACAGAAATTCAAACTAATCCCAAAGTTCTAGAAGCTTATTTGGGAAAATAAACTTATATGAAATGCCCAAGAAAATTAAAGAACTGAAAAGTTTATTACTGCGATCGGGGTTTACCTATAAACCAGCAAAGGGAAGTCATAGCAAATGGATACATCCAAAATTATCTAAAGCTATTATCATTGCTGGTAAAGATGGTAGTGACGCTAAACTATATTTAGAAAAGCAGGTTAATGAAGCACTAGAAGAATTAAATAAGATAGAAGCAGAGGAAAAGGAGGAACCAGAAGCATGAAATATACAATATTAATTCAATGGTCAAATGAAGATGAATGTTATGTAGTTTCATTACCTGATTTCCCGGATATTATGCAGCCTTGTACTCATGGAGACACTTATGAGGAGGCTTTGAAAAATGCTCAGGAAGTCTTAGAGATGTTAATCGAATCTTACTTAGAAGATGATCAGCCTTTACCAGAACCACAAACATTAGGTAAGTCTTTAAAAGTGGCTTAAACACAACATGGATGTGATTATGTCCTTGTGCGATCGCGTTTGGGTACTTGCTGAAGGACAGAATTTGGCTGACGGTACACCAGCAGAAATTACAAACTAATCCCAAAGTTTTAGAAGCTTATTTGGGCAAATAAAACAGGAGTCAGAATTTAGAATATTCTACCCATAAAGGGATAGGGAGCTTTTTATGTCAATGATGACAGTCAGAGATTTAGAGCAAGTTCAAACAGCTTTTACTGAAGCAGGTTTAGATTACCAGCTGGAACTCGAAAATGGGAAAATTTCAATAATGGGGCCGTCAGACATTGTATCCAGCGAAATCAGTAGTCGTCTCATCGCCTTTCTCTTTGCTTGGATAAATCCTCGTCGCTGGGGAAGAGTATTTGATTCCTCTGGCGGTTTCATCATGCCAGATACTAACCTCAAAGCACCCGATGTTTCCTTTGTTCGTGCTTCCCGACTTCTCCAAAGTCCTCGTTACTTTGGAGAACTTGTCCCTGACTTGGTGGTAGAAATTAAATCTCAGAACGATAAAATAAAACTTATAGCAGCTAAAATTCTGAAATTTATAGAATTAGGAGCGATCGTCGGTATTTTGATTGATCCTGATGAAGAGACAGTTACAATTTATCGCTCTACAGGCGAACCTACAGTTTTAGAAAATGGCGAGATTTTAACTATACCAGAACTTTTTCCCGGTTGGGAATTGCCCGTTACTGAATTGTGGCCTCCTATCTTTACCGAGGAAGAAACACAAATTTAGTGAAGGACTTTGGTAGCAACTGAACCGCATTCTCACTTGGAACCGCCAAGACGGGATGCAATACTGCGTAGGTTTTGAATATTCGTAGGTTGGGTTGAGGCAATGCGTTACCCAACAAACCCAGGAAAATTTTGGGTTTCGTTCCTCAACCCAACCTACACATTTCTATTTTTTATGCAAAACCTACGTAGTAAGCTGATGTGCAGCTAAATTGTATAACACGAAAACGTAAAATTATTGTAGTGCGGGCAACATGAGCGCATCGCATATACAAATTAAATACGCAACAGCTTATTGAGACGCGATGACCTTTTTAATTATTGAACACAATATAGCGGTTCTCGTTTACGTGAGGTACACCCGTAGGGGCACGGCAATTTAAGTTTGCCGTTACATTTTATAAGTATTTGGGAATATTAAGCTATGAAAGCTTAGAACAGATATCGGATTTTTGATATTTCAACACTCACTTATGAAAAAGTTTGCTGACTCAATAATTATCGGAATCGTCCTTCTTGGGGTTTGCAGTTGTAACTCAGTAAAATCGACTGATCTAACAAATGACAATCAAGTTACTAGCCAAACTGATTCTCAAGCCAAAACGATTATCAAAATTGGTAGTTCCAGTTCAACTGTAACAGTTTTAAAACTTTTAGCAAAAGCTTATCAATCCCAAAATAAAACTGTCAAAATTGAGTTTATCTCCAATAGCCAATCTGAAGGAGCGATCGCAGCCCTAAAAAACGATATTATTGATATCGCCGGTAGCAGTCACAAACCCAAATCAGAAGATGATAAGGGTGAAGTTCAATATCGGGAACTGGCAAAAGATTTGTTACTTGTCGCCACCCACAACAGTGTCAAAGGAGTTAATAACCTTTCAACCAAGCAATTAAAAGCAATTTACAAAGGTGACATCAAAAATTGGCGAGAATTAGGCGGTGCCGATGCAAACATTGTACTGTTGGATAGACCTGAAGATGAATCAGCGAAAAAATTATTGAGAAAATATTATTTGGGAGCAGAGAAGACTACAACTAAAGCCGTGATTTTGAATAAAGAGGGAGAATTAATGGAAACCTTACAAAATACTCCTAATTCCATCGGCGCTTTTTCTTTGGCTTCTTCCCTTATCAATGAATTGCCTGTCAATCATCTTAGTATAAATGGTGTTGTTCCCAAAGCGCAAAACTTCACGAGTGGCCAATACCCAATGGTGCGTCACATAGGTATTTTCTGGAAAAAAGCACCTTCAGAATCTACTCAGGGTTTTATTGATTTTATCTTTAGCTTAGAAGGTGAAAAACTATTAAAAAATAATGGCTTTGTTCCTGCCAACTAAATTAACAATTCGTAATTACGAATTACGTTAGCGCAGGAGTAGCGAATCCGCGTACCTCTGTGGGTAAGCAAGCTACGCAAAGCATCTCGTAGAAAGCATAATTACGAATTACGAATTACATAGCTTGCTTCTCGCCTTTAGCGAGTATTACCCCTCTTCTATTACTCTCGTTAAATAAAAATCATAACCCTTGATTTTTTAGGCTTTGATAAATTTACGGGTAGGTTGGGTTGAGGGACGAAACCCAACACGAAAAATCCTTGGTTTTCTTGGGGTAACACGAATATTCAACCCAACCTACATTTTTTTCTTTCCTCAGAGTCATAAAAGAGCGTTACGAATTATTGTTGAATGTGCCATGCAGAGATTTTTCAGGGGGCTGAGACTCAGCCAAAAAATTGTTCTACCGCTGCTTGCAGTTTGTCTTAGCGTGTTCATGCTGGGTTTAGTAGTGCTAGGAAATTGGTTTACGGATAGTTTGAATCAAAATTTTCGCCAACAAACTGAAAGTTTTGCTGAACGAGTTTATCAGGATTTTCAGTATAAACAGCAAACACTAGAAACTGAAATTGAGCTAATTGCTAATCGAGATATGCTCAATCAGGCTGTTGAACAGCGTAATCAAGGATTGCTTTTGCAGATATTACTACCACTTAAGTCTATTTTAAAATTGGATTGGATTAAGGTAGTCGATACTCAGGGAAATGTCCTCATAGATTTACGGAACAACTCGTTAAGTCAAGCCAACTTTCTAGACGAAGTAATTACCAGCACTGCTAGTAGAGGAGCGCATTTAGTTGACTTGGTAGATGTAGAAGGTAAGCAACAGGTTCTACAAGTAGTAACAAATGGGATAAAATCATCAGCAGGACTTTTGGGAGGAATCGTCATTGGTGACTTAGTAGACGATATCCTACTGCAAAAAATTGCTGCGGGTTCCTCTAAACAGTTGATTATCCAGAGACAAAATCGCGTCATTGCGACAACTTTGTTAGCAGCCAAAAGTGGAACTTGGCAATTTCCTCCTCCTAATTTGCCTGCTATACGAATCACTATTGATAACAAAAGTTATTTAGCCAAAAGCATTGTATTGACAGGAGCAAGTCAGTCTTTAACAACTACAGTGTTGTATTCCATATCGTTGTTAGAAGTTGCTCAATATAAGTTATGGGAGCATTTAGGACTCTTGTTTTTGTTGGGAAGCAGTATCTTAGCAGTTACTGGATTTTTAATTGCGCGAACAATTACTCGTCCCTTAAAAGCTGTCACACAGGTAGCACAACGAGTTATCCAAGAATCTAATTTTGATCTCCAAGCTCCCGTAACAACTGAAGACGAGGTTGGAATCTTAGCCATTTCTTTTAACCAGTTAATTCAACAGGTAAAGCAACTGTTGGTAGAACAATATGAAACAAATCAAAAGCTAGAGGTTTACAGCCAAACATTAGAAGAAAAAATAGAAGAACGAACCCAAGCACTACGACAAAAAAATATTACTCTCAAGCAAACTTTACAAGAACTCAGGCATACTCAGTCCCAATTAATCCAGAATGAAAAAATGTCTTCTTTGGGGCAATTAGTTGCTGGCATTGCTCATGAAATCAACAATCCAGTTAATTTTATTTACGGTAATCTTAAGTACACTGATGATTATACTAAACAGTTGTTGTGGTTACTTCAACTTTATCAAAAACATTACCCCTACCCAGAAACAGAAATTCAAAAAGCTAAAGAAGAAGCTGATATTGAATATTTGACAGAAGATTTGCCTAAAATGTTGACTTCCATGAAGATTGGAGCCAGTCGGATTCGGGAAATTGTCCTTAGTTTAAGAATCTTCTCTCGTTTGGATGAAGCCGAGTTTAAAATGGCTGATATCCATGAAGGAATTGACAGCACTCTGTTAATTTTACAACATCGTCTCAAATCTGAAAAGACTCGCCCTACAATCACAGTGATTAAAGAGTATAGTGACATCCCGAAAATTCAGTGTTTTGCAGGACAATTAAATCAGGTATTGATGAACATCTTGGCAAATGCTATTGATGCTTTAGAAGAGGCTTTTCAAAAGGGGCTTTGTCCAGAACCGATAATTCGCATTTCTTCAGCCCAGGTGAATGAAAATGTCGTTGTTCAGATTGCTGATAATGGTACAGGGATTCCAGAAGCAATCCAGTCACGTCTTTTTGACCCCTTTTTCACCACTAAACCTATTGGCAAAGGCACTGGTATGGGATTATCTATTAGCTACCAAATCATTACTGAAAAACATGGTGGTTCGTTACAGTGCATTTCATTACCGGGACAGGGTGCAGAGTTTGTAATTACAATCCCGATTCGATAGGTGATTTTGCATAATAGTTCTATAAAATTTCTTTTTTCAATCTTCGTTATTTTCTATAAAATTGACTTGCTCGTAAAGGTCGCGCAATTCAATTTTAAAATCAACTGTTTGCAGTGATAAAATTGCAGATTCATGTTCAAGTTCAATAAATGACCATTGATTTTCCGCAGTTTTTACATATTGCATCACATGATACTGATATTGGTCAATTAAAATATATTCCTTGAATTCTGGAATAGAGCGATAATAAAGAAACTTATCACCTTGGTCATAATTTTTAGTCGATTTAGATAAAACTTCAGCAATTAACATCGGATTCATAACCGTTGTTGTGCTGGTTTCTGTATAAATAGGTTGTCCCTCAATCACCATCACATCAGGATATGTATGCTGCCGATAACGGGGTATCCATAAACGTACATCACCAATATAAACATCATAATTTTTACGCCTTAAAGCAATTTTTAAGGATGCAGCTAAATTCAAACAAATTTTATTATGATTTGTAGTGCCACCCGTCATCGGTACAATTTCTCCATCACGGTATTCGCTTTTATATTCTGCTTTTTCTTCAATTTCTAAATACTCTTCAGGTGTGTAATAGAGTTTTTGTGTTTCTAACTGCATAAAAATACAACCTATAATTGTGCGGTTATTGTGCGGCTAAGATTTTTGATTATCTTATTTATCCATTTTAAAGTGCTATCTAAAGTTACTCGGCTACAAGTTTTATGTGAACTGTTCTAAACTATGAGAAAATCCCAGAGTGGAGGCATAGCATTATGGTAATCACTCCTAATACCGCATCTGAGGTCATCTACCCCGAAAGCGACGGACAACCAATGGCGGATAATACCAAGCAATTTCGCTGGATAGTAACTATTAAAGAAAATTTAGAAATTTTATTTGCATCCCAATCAGATGTATTCATCGCCGGAGATTTATTTTGGTATCCAGTTGCAGATAACCCTAACATCAAACAAGCACCTGATACTTTGGTAGTGTTTGGTAGACCCAAGGGAGATAGAGGTTCTTACAAGCAATGGGAAGAAGAAAACATTCCGCCACAGGTGGTATTTGAAATATTATCTCCTGGTAATACAACTAAAGAAATGGCGCATAAACTCCTATTTTATCAACGCTACGGAGTTGAAGAATATTATATTTACGACCCAGACCAAAATGAACTAACAGGGTTTGTGCGCTCAGAAGATTGGTTACAAGAAATTAACCAGATTCATGGGTGGATAAGTCCCCGTTTGGGAATCCGCTTTCAACTCACCCCCCAAACCCTAGAAATATATCGCCTTGATGGATATAAGTTTCTTACACCCGTTGAGCTTGACCAAGTACGTACACAAGAACGTCAACGTGCTGAACAAGAACGTCAAGCTAAAGAAATAGCTCTCCAACAACTAGAGGAAGAACGCCAACGATATCAAGATTTATTGACACTACTACAAGAACGGGGAATTAACCCAGAACAGCTGTTATAAGCGAACTCCAGCCCTAAAGGCTTGTCATTACCCACATTTTTGTAACAGTCAAATGTCGTGCTTACCCACATTCCGCCCTGCACTGAAGTGCAAGGCTGATAGCCCAAGTCCACTCAAGTGGACTAAAATCAATTACTCAGTCCGCTTTAGAGGACTTTAGCTATTAGCCTTGGAATTCAATACTTCTCGGTTAAGGGGAAAAGGGGAAGGGGAAAAGGGAAAGAAAAAACCTTTAACCCAACCCCAGTAACCTTTTCCCCAAACCAAATTCTGAGTTCAAAATGCTTAACCGAGTAGTATTGCCTTGGAATTCTATTCCGAGGCGGGATAGCAACGAAGCGGAAATTGTCAGATATGGGTAACTACAAGGTCTGAAGCCAGGGGCTTCCGCCCACCGATTGTCGGTGAAAATCGAAAAATTCAGATCCCCGACTTCTCACAGAAGCCGGGGATTTTGTTGTTAAATTTAACTAAATTGTTCCTCTGCATCAAGGTTGAAAAGCATTTGCAGAGTTTGCATACAGCGCCGTCTAGCTTCCACATCTTGCTGCGATCGCAATTGCACCATCGGGTCATGTAAAATTTTATTGACAATTCCCCGCGTTAATGCTTCAATCACTTCTTGATGTTTTTCCGCAAATTCCGAACCCAATCTCGACAAAGCTTTTTCTAACTCTTGTTCGCGGATGGTTTCAACTTTATTTCGCAGACAGCTAATAGTAGTCACAGTTTCCAGACTGCGCCACCAAATATCAAAGGCTTCTACTTCTTCCTCTAAAAGTCTTTCGGCTTCTTGTGCAATCTTCCGACGGCTTTCGTAGTTTTGCGCCACTACTGCCTTCAAATCATCCACATTAAACGCTTGCACATTTTCCAATTCATTTACATCCGCATGAACATTACGCGGCACAGAAATATCAAATAACATTAAAGAACGCTGAACTTCTAAAACCATTTCCAATTTGGAACGGTCAAGGATTGGCTCTGTTGCCGAAGTACTTGTAAACACCAAATCGCTATCGGCAATTACGCTCATCATTTCCGATAGAGGATGAATATTGATCGGTTGTTGAGGGAACTGCTTTGTTAATTCTTGGGCGCGATCGCGTGAGCGATTTACAATACTAATTTGCACAGCACCTTTAGAAATTAGGTGTTGCACCAGCAGCCGCGACATTTTACCAGCGCCCAAAATTACCACTCGGCAAGCTGCTAAATTTGCTACTTTAATTTGTGCTAACTCTACAGCTGCCGAACTAATAGAGACAGCACCAGTACCAATACTAGTTTCAGTCCGAACCCGCTTACCAGCAGTCAGCGCTTGTTTAAATAATCGATTTAAAATGGTTTTTATACCGTTATATTGCTGTCCCAGTTTGTGAGTAGTTTTCACCTGAGCCAGAATTTGACCTTCTCCGAGTACCAGACTATCTAAACCACCTGCTACCCGCATAACGTGCATCACTGCATCATCATGGAGCAACATAAACAAATGTTGTCGCAGAGAAAGCACGGGTAATTTACTGTATTCCGCAAGAAACTGGGTTATTTCCCGGATACCTTGGTCTGCTTCACTGGTAACAATGTAAATTTCCAGGCGGTTACAAGTGCTAAGAATTGCAACTTCATCAATATGGGGATAGCTGGCCAGTTGAGCGATCGCACTTTCAATTTGTGGTTCTGGAATGCTCAGTTTTTCCCGGACTTCTACAGGGGCTGTTTTATGACTTAACCCCACCACTGCTATATTCATTTGCTAAATCGTAGTTACTAGTTGGTAGTTGATAATAGGGCATTGAGTGAGAATAGGGAATGGGGAATTTTTGTTTATTGGTTGGTAGTTATCCCCAGCCAACAATCACTAACTACTCACTACTAACTCAGGGCTATTTCGTTCTAGACACAAACCACCCAGAACTGAAGTTCTTTGGCTTTTAGCTAAAGTCCGTTAAAACGGACTATAACATGAGTCTTAGTCGTCTTTAGACGACTTTAGCTATTAGACTCAGAATTCATTCTGAGGCGGACTAGATGAGAATGAAATAGCCCTGCTACTAACTACTGTAAGATTGAAGCATTTTGGTGATTATTTCCCATTTTATAGAAAGATTTATTTCCTTATGCTTCGCCCCTACTTTTACCATTCCCCATTCCCTAAAATTTAGTTCAGTTGGAGAGTCTTGGGTTCACCAAACATGTGAATTGTATCAACAAATCGAGCAGTTTTCGACTGGTTAGAAATTACCAAGCTTTGAGTTCTGGCTCCGCCGTGGAAGAAACGTACACCTTCCATGAGATTGCCACCGGTAATACCGCAAGCAGCGAACAGAACAGTTTGACCAGATGCCAGTTCATGAGCATCATAGACCTTATCGGGGTCATTGATATTCATAGACTTTAAGCGATCGATGTTGGCTTCTCTGCTTTCTCCAATCAGACCTGTTTTGACTACTGCTGGATCGTAAATCAGTTGACCTTGGAAGTGTCCACCTAAAGCACGCATTGCAGCTGCCGATATTACACCTTCAGGAGCAGCACCGATACCCATCAGCGCGTGGATATTAGTTCCAGCAAAACCGCAGCTAATAGCTGCACCCACATCACCATCTGAAATTAGGGAGACTCTCGCTCCAGCCTCACGGATTTCTTTAATTAAATCGTTGTGGCGTTCGCGCTTCATGACTATAATTACAAGTTCTTCAATAGATCGGTCTAAACACTCAGCGAGAATCTTCAGGTTTTCGGTTGCTGACTTGTTGATGTCTACCTTACCCTTAGCCGCCGGAGGTGCTGCTAACTTCTTCATGTAAAAGTCAGGAGCAGCAAATAATCCACCCTTTTCAGAAATTGCCAACACAGCCATCGAACCAGGTTGTCCATAAGCTACCAAGTTCGTACCTTCACAGGGGTCAACGGCGATATCAATTTCAACTAGTTCATCAGGGTTACAGAGAGCTTCGGCATTTGGTTGGGTACAGATACCAACTTCTTCCCCGATGTATAACATAGGTGCGTTGTCGCGTTCGCCTTCCCCAATCACAATGCGACCCCGCATATAGATTTTATTCATCCGCTCCCGCATAGCTTCCACTGCTACTTGGTCAGCAATGTCTTTTTCGCCTTTCCCCATCCATTTCGAGGAAGCGATCGCGGCTTGCTCTACTACTTCAATAATCTCTAACCCAAGTGTATTTTCCACAGAGTCTGCCCTCTCAACTGCTTGAATTTCTGCCGCTTTATCTGGCTATTTCAGTCTTTAAGTCTACCAAAGGGCGGATACACCTGGAAGAAAGTTAAGTTTTACTGCTAACTGGTTAAAAAAAGTGCCATTTGTGACATTGTTTTTTGATCATAACTATTCCAATATTAGGGAACTCCAAAAAATAAACTATTCCACATTAAAGTCGTTGACTGTTGACTGTTGACTGTTGACTGTTGACTGAAAACTCGTGAACCGTCAACGGTCAACAGTGAACAATAGCAATGGAATATTTTTTTACTTGGAAGTCCCTTAAGTTTTGAACTGGCACAAATGAGTACCAGTGTATATCTAGAACATTGGTTTCCTTCAATATCTATCTTTAGGTATAAAATAATAAAGAAAAAAAGCTGGTGAGTTCCCTCAAAACTGAAGAGCAAGCCAGAATGACATTAAGAGGTTAATCGTGTTTATCGACTACATCACACTAATGTTGATCAATATGGTAGCTGGTTTATTTCTACTGGCTGACTATGTGTATCGTGGTATAGATAGTTCTAATCAAAGACCGTGGATTCCCGGTTTTGGAATTACAGGTGCGATCGCCTTAACAACTGGTTTACACATGACCTTCACCTGGCCAGTTATCGGCAGCTTCAATATTGCCTTCGGTGAGACAAGTGTCTTATTTGGTATCTTGTTTGTGGCGGCTGCGTAGGCGTAGCCCGTCGTAGACATCGCACTTGCTCAAGGTTGGGATTTATCGACAATAGCAGTTTACGGCTTCTTTGCTGGTGTAGTTGCGATCAAAATAGCAGTCCTAAATCATTCGTGAACAACAAGATCCCCGACTTCTTTGAGAAGTCGGGGATCTGAGCCTCTCGATTTTCACAACTCAAAAAGGATTGCTATAGTAGTTATTCGCATTCCTTACTAGAATTTGACCAAGCAACCGCTTTTATCGGGAATCGGCTTTATTTTAACTAAGGTATAAACCAAAATTAAAAACAGCCAGCAAGGCCTACTGGGGTAGTAAACTGCTGGCTGGTCATAAGGTTCATAAGGGCAAGCGCAAATGTTCACCAGGTCAACTAGCATTGCCGATTGGGCAGTGCCAGATATCGGAACGCCCCGAACTAGCAGAAGTGGTACAGAAATTCGTCCAAGCAAATCGAGGTTGTAGGTTTGATGTGGGGATGTGAGATAATAAAGTCCCTCCCGATCCACCACCTAACGGAATGTAATCAAAAAATTAGTCATTAAGACAAACGATGGGATTTACGGCATTGCAACGATTACAGGATTGATCTGAGTGTCTGGGATAGTTATTTTCGTAGTTACCGCGAAGCCCCCGACTACGTTGCTGGTTTCGGAGTCTGATAGTTCCTCGAATAGAGGAGCTTGCAGGTTTGTTACTTTGATTTTCCTTGAGAAGTATTGACGTAGTACCATGAGCTTTGTTCACTGCTTTTTGCTTTTATACAAAATATATCAAGCTGGAGACACGATAATCAAGGGTTCATATAAAACATCCTACTTAATACACTTTTCCCACCTACTTCATGCGTTACTCTCATGGGAACGGGATAAATACACAATGTTTGTGAGCTACAATCTTTGTCAATCTTAACTGAGGTGAATCGTGTTTATCGACTACATCACACTCATGTTGATCAATATGGTAGCTGGTTTATTTCTACTGGCTGACTATGTGTATCGTGGTATAGATAGTTCTAATCAAAGACCGTGGATTCCCGGTTTTGGAATTACAGGTGCGATCGCCTTAACAACTGGTTTACACATGAGCTTCACCTGGCCAGTTATCGGTAGCTTCAACATTGCCTTCGGTGAGACAAGTGTCTTATTTGGTATCTTGTTTGTGGCTGCTGCGATCGCACTAGCTCAAGGTTGGGATTTATTCACAATAGCAGTTTACGCTTTCTTTGCTGGTGCAGTTGCGATCGTAGTAGGTATCCGCATCATCAACTTGAATATGACAAAACAACCACTTTTGTCAGGAATCGGCTTTATTTTAACCGGCTTAGGAGGTATTTTTGCAGCGCCAACCCTCTATTGGAAAACCAATCGAACCTGGCGACGAATTGGCGTAGCAGTGCTGATAGTAGCCGCTCTAATTTGGGCATTAACTGGATATTTGTCTTACTGGAATCATTTAGAGGGTTTTCAAAAATGGGTTCCAGCTCCAATGCGGTAATCAATGCCAGCAATGATCTAGGCTAGAGAAATAGTTAAAACCTTGCTTAAGAAAATATGCTGGACTTTCTTAATCCCCTTTTAAATCGCCATCCAGAGCGAGTCAAAGCCAACGTCGAACTTTACACATGGCAAACTTGCCCTTACTGCATTCGTGCCAAAATACTGCTGTGGTGGAAAGGTGTAAATTTTACCGAATATAAAATCGACGGCGACGAAGCAGCCAGAGCGAAAATGGCAGAACGTGCTAACGGTCGCCGTACTGTACCGCAAATTTTTATCAATAACCAGCACATTGGCGGCTGCGATGATCTTTATCAACTAGATACACAAAGTCAACTCGATCCTCTTTTAGCCCAAGCCGCTATTTAGCCTGAGATTTTTAGTCATTGTCATTACCCCCATTTTTGTAACAGTTAAAGTAAGCTGTTGCGCCTTTAATTTGCACTAATATTTTTTCAACATGGTTGTGGGGTGGGCATCTTGCCCGCCCTGATTGTGCAAGTTGTATACATAACAGCTTATTGCAGTGACGCACATCCCCCCTAGAACTTAAGTTCTAGGCTAATAGCTTGCATTCCACTTAAGTGGACTGAAATTCTTGTTTAGTCCTCTTAAGAGGACTTTAGCTATTAGCCTTGGAATTCTATTCCAAGGCGGGATAACAACGAAGCGGATATTGTCAAATGTAAGTAATGACAAGACTTCTATAGCATTTCTCGTTTGTATGCAATACACCCTGACCTCTTTTCTTTTAGGAAAAAAGCTTTACAATCTTATACAAATTTGAAAAAAGAATGCGACAAATAGACCATCTG contains:
- a CDS encoding Uma2 family endonuclease; its protein translation is MSMMTVRDLEQVQTAFTEAGLDYQLELENGKISIMGPSDIVSSEISSRLIAFLFAWINPRRWGRVFDSSGGFIMPDTNLKAPDVSFVRASRLLQSPRYFGELVPDLVVEIKSQNDKIKLIAAKILKFIELGAIVGILIDPDEETVTIYRSTGEPTVLENGEILTIPELFPGWELPVTELWPPIFTEEETQI
- a CDS encoding type II toxin-antitoxin system HicA family toxin gives rise to the protein MPKKIKELKSLLLRSGFTYKPAKGSHSKWIHPKLSKAIIIAGKDGSDAKLYLEKQVNEALEELNKIEAEEKEEPEA
- a CDS encoding sensor histidine kinase, with amino-acid sequence MQRFFRGLRLSQKIVLPLLAVCLSVFMLGLVVLGNWFTDSLNQNFRQQTESFAERVYQDFQYKQQTLETEIELIANRDMLNQAVEQRNQGLLLQILLPLKSILKLDWIKVVDTQGNVLIDLRNNSLSQANFLDEVITSTASRGAHLVDLVDVEGKQQVLQVVTNGIKSSAGLLGGIVIGDLVDDILLQKIAAGSSKQLIIQRQNRVIATTLLAAKSGTWQFPPPNLPAIRITIDNKSYLAKSIVLTGASQSLTTTVLYSISLLEVAQYKLWEHLGLLFLLGSSILAVTGFLIARTITRPLKAVTQVAQRVIQESNFDLQAPVTTEDEVGILAISFNQLIQQVKQLLVEQYETNQKLEVYSQTLEEKIEERTQALRQKNITLKQTLQELRHTQSQLIQNEKMSSLGQLVAGIAHEINNPVNFIYGNLKYTDDYTKQLLWLLQLYQKHYPYPETEIQKAKEEADIEYLTEDLPKMLTSMKIGASRIREIVLSLRIFSRLDEAEFKMADIHEGIDSTLLILQHRLKSEKTRPTITVIKEYSDIPKIQCFAGQLNQVLMNILANAIDALEEAFQKGLCPEPIIRISSAQVNENVVVQIADNGTGIPEAIQSRLFDPFFTTKPIGKGTGMGLSISYQIITEKHGGSLQCISLPGQGAEFVITIPIR
- a CDS encoding ABC transporter ATP-binding protein, yielding MVNDYSSPLPLLAATGLSKSFGGIKAVNEAKIEVAKGSITGLIGPNGAGKTTLFNLLSNFIRPDKGRVIFDGEPIHKLQPYQIAQQGVIRTFQVARTLSRLSVLENMLLAAQKQTGENFWQVQLQPHIVAKEEKELEERAMFLLESVGLAKKAHDYAGGLSGGQRKLLEMGRALMTNPKLILLDEPAAGVNPKLIDDICDRIITWNRQDNMTFLIIEHNMDVIMSLCDRVWVLAEGQNLADGTPTEIQTNPKVLEAYLGK
- a CDS encoding Uma2 family endonuclease, with the protein product MVITPNTASEVIYPESDGQPMADNTKQFRWIVTIKENLEILFASQSDVFIAGDLFWYPVADNPNIKQAPDTLVVFGRPKGDRGSYKQWEEENIPPQVVFEILSPGNTTKEMAHKLLFYQRYGVEEYYIYDPDQNELTGFVRSEDWLQEINQIHGWISPRLGIRFQLTPQTLEIYRLDGYKFLTPVELDQVRTQERQRAEQERQAKEIALQQLEEERQRYQDLLTLLQERGINPEQLL
- a CDS encoding type II toxin-antitoxin system HicB family antitoxin — protein: MKYTILIQWSNEDECYVVSLPDFPDIMQPCTHGDTYEEALKNAQEVLEMLIESYLEDDQPLPEPQTLGKSLKVA
- a CDS encoding Uma2 family endonuclease; the protein is MQLETQKLYYTPEEYLEIEEKAEYKSEYRDGEIVPMTGGTTNHNKICLNLAASLKIALRRKNYDVYIGDVRLWIPRYRQHTYPDVMVIEGQPIYTETSTTTVMNPMLIAEVLSKSTKNYDQGDKFLYYRSIPEFKEYILIDQYQYHVMQYVKTAENQWSFIELEHESAILSLQTVDFKIELRDLYEQVNFIENNED
- a CDS encoding substrate-binding domain-containing protein, which translates into the protein MKKFADSIIIGIVLLGVCSCNSVKSTDLTNDNQVTSQTDSQAKTIIKIGSSSSTVTVLKLLAKAYQSQNKTVKIEFISNSQSEGAIAALKNDIIDIAGSSHKPKSEDDKGEVQYRELAKDLLLVATHNSVKGVNNLSTKQLKAIYKGDIKNWRELGGADANIVLLDRPEDESAKKLLRKYYLGAEKTTTKAVILNKEGELMETLQNTPNSIGAFSLASSLINELPVNHLSINGVVPKAQNFTSGQYPMVRHIGIFWKKAPSESTQGFIDFIFSLEGEKLLKNNGFVPAN